In one Arthrobacter jinronghuae genomic region, the following are encoded:
- the secA gene encoding preprotein translocase subunit SecA → MASLLERVLRTGDKKTLKTLRNYADAINVLEDEFKGMTDAELRGETDRLKERYNGGESLDDLLPEAFAAVREAAGRTLGMRHFDVQLMGGAALHLGNIAEMKTGEGKTLVATAPAYLNALTGRGVHIVTVNDYLAEYQSDLMGRVFRFLGMTSGCILSNQDPATRREQYAADITYGTNNEFGFDYLRDNMAWSAAELVQRGHHFAIVDEVDSILIDEARTPLIISGAASGDVNRWYTEFSKVVQRLKLDTDYEVDEKKRTVGILEPGIEKVEDYLGISNLYEAANTPLIGFLNNAIKAKELFKRDKDYVVLNGEVMIVDEHTGRILAGRRYNEGMHQAIEAKEGVVIKAENQTLATVTLQNYFRLYEKLAGMTGTAETEAAEFMSTYKLGVVPIPTNKPMARIDQADLIYKNEVAKFDAVVKDIAERHASGQPVLVGTTSVEKSEYLSKQLAKAGIRHEVLNAKNHAREAAIVAQAGRKGAVTVATNMAGRGTDIMLGGNAEFNAIAELERRGLDPNENPEDYEAAWPDALEKARTAVAAEQQEVVELGGLYVLGTERHESRRIDNQLRGRSGRQGDPGESRFYLSLTDDLMRLFNSGAAERIMNSSSMPDDVALESKLVSKAIQNAQGQVEGRNAEQRKNVLKYDDVLNRQREAIYGDRRRILEGDDLQEKISFFLEDVVTAMVNEATAEGHGDDWDLEQLWTNLKTLYPISLTIDEVVEEAGGRSRLSRDFLHSEILSDAKLAYQAREDSLGSATMRELERRVVLSVIGRKWQEHLYEMDYLKEGIGLRAMAQRDPLVEYQREGFVMFQTMMEAIREESVGYLFNADVQVSEPAAPAANALQGVKDARGVVGTPVIKAAGLEAPQQPASLQFTAPNSQGGVETRVERTSRDKQDTQTAPAAGSKPAAKKAKRRK, encoded by the coding sequence GTGGCATCACTACTCGAACGAGTTCTTCGTACCGGCGACAAGAAGACGCTGAAGACACTGCGTAACTACGCCGACGCGATCAACGTGCTCGAGGATGAGTTCAAGGGCATGACCGATGCCGAGCTCAGGGGTGAAACGGATCGCCTCAAGGAGCGCTACAACGGCGGTGAGTCCCTCGACGATCTCCTTCCCGAAGCGTTTGCCGCTGTCCGTGAGGCTGCCGGGCGGACGCTCGGCATGCGGCACTTCGACGTCCAGCTGATGGGCGGCGCTGCCCTGCACCTGGGCAACATTGCCGAAATGAAAACCGGTGAAGGCAAGACCCTGGTGGCAACGGCCCCGGCCTACCTGAATGCGCTGACCGGACGCGGCGTCCATATCGTTACGGTGAATGACTACCTGGCGGAGTACCAGTCGGACCTGATGGGGCGTGTTTTCCGCTTCCTCGGCATGACCAGCGGCTGCATCCTCTCCAACCAGGACCCCGCGACCCGGCGCGAACAGTATGCCGCCGACATCACTTACGGAACCAACAACGAGTTCGGGTTCGACTACCTGCGCGACAACATGGCCTGGAGTGCCGCCGAGCTGGTCCAGCGCGGCCACCACTTTGCCATTGTCGACGAAGTTGACTCCATCCTGATCGACGAAGCCCGTACCCCGCTGATCATTTCCGGTGCGGCCAGCGGCGACGTGAACCGGTGGTACACCGAGTTCTCCAAGGTCGTCCAGCGGCTGAAGCTGGACACCGACTATGAAGTGGACGAGAAGAAGCGCACCGTCGGCATCCTTGAGCCGGGCATCGAGAAGGTCGAGGACTACCTCGGTATCTCCAACCTGTACGAAGCAGCAAACACGCCGCTGATCGGCTTCCTGAACAACGCCATCAAGGCCAAGGAACTCTTCAAGCGGGACAAGGACTACGTGGTCCTCAACGGCGAAGTCATGATCGTCGACGAGCACACCGGCCGCATCCTGGCCGGACGCCGGTACAACGAAGGCATGCACCAGGCAATCGAGGCGAAGGAAGGGGTGGTAATCAAGGCCGAGAACCAGACCCTGGCCACGGTCACCCTGCAGAACTACTTCCGCCTCTACGAAAAGCTCGCCGGCATGACCGGTACGGCCGAAACCGAAGCCGCCGAGTTCATGAGCACGTACAAGCTTGGCGTGGTGCCCATTCCCACGAACAAGCCCATGGCCCGCATCGACCAGGCGGACCTGATCTACAAGAACGAAGTGGCAAAGTTCGACGCCGTCGTGAAGGACATTGCCGAGCGCCACGCGTCCGGCCAGCCCGTGCTGGTCGGCACCACCAGCGTGGAGAAGAGCGAGTACCTTTCCAAGCAGCTGGCCAAGGCAGGCATCCGGCACGAAGTGCTGAACGCGAAGAACCATGCACGTGAAGCCGCCATCGTCGCCCAGGCCGGCCGCAAGGGAGCCGTCACGGTGGCCACCAACATGGCCGGCCGCGGCACCGACATTATGCTGGGCGGCAACGCCGAGTTCAATGCGATTGCAGAACTGGAACGGCGCGGACTGGACCCGAACGAAAACCCCGAGGACTACGAGGCCGCCTGGCCGGATGCGCTGGAGAAGGCACGGACCGCCGTTGCCGCCGAGCAGCAGGAAGTAGTCGAACTCGGAGGGCTTTACGTCCTCGGCACCGAACGCCATGAGTCCCGGCGCATCGACAACCAGCTCCGCGGACGGTCCGGACGCCAGGGCGATCCGGGCGAATCCCGGTTCTACCTCTCGCTCACCGACGACCTGATGCGGCTGTTCAACTCCGGTGCTGCCGAACGGATCATGAACAGCTCGTCCATGCCCGACGACGTGGCGCTGGAGTCCAAGCTGGTCTCCAAGGCGATCCAGAACGCGCAGGGACAGGTCGAGGGCCGCAACGCCGAACAGCGCAAGAACGTCCTGAAGTACGACGACGTCCTGAACCGCCAGCGTGAAGCGATCTACGGCGACCGGCGTCGGATCCTGGAAGGCGACGACCTGCAGGAGAAGATCAGCTTCTTCCTGGAGGACGTCGTTACGGCGATGGTCAACGAGGCAACTGCCGAGGGTCACGGAGATGACTGGGACCTCGAGCAGCTGTGGACCAACCTCAAGACGCTCTACCCGATCAGCCTGACCATCGACGAAGTGGTTGAAGAAGCCGGGGGCCGGTCCCGGCTGTCCCGCGACTTCCTGCACAGCGAGATCCTTTCCGACGCGAAACTTGCCTACCAGGCACGCGAGGATTCCCTGGGCTCGGCGACCATGCGTGAACTGGAGCGCCGCGTGGTGCTCTCCGTCATCGGCCGCAAGTGGCAGGAGCACCTCTACGAGATGGATTACCTCAAGGAGGGCATCGGGCTGCGGGCCATGGCCCAGCGCGATCCGCTGGTGGAATACCAGCGTGAAGGATTCGTGATGTTCCAGACCATGATGGAGGCCATCCGCGAGGAAAGCGTTGGCTACCTCTTCAACGCGGACGTGCAGGTCAGCGAACCCGCTGCCCCGGCAGCGAACGCGTTGCAGGGAGTCAAGGACGCCCGCGGCGTCGTCGGTACCCCTGTCATCAAGGCGGCGGGACTCGAAGCTCCGCAGCAGCCGGCAAGCCTGCAGTTCACCGCTCCGAACAGCCAGGGCGGGGTGGAGACCAGGGTGGAACGGACGTCCCGGGACAAGCAGGACACCCAGACCGCGCCGGCGGCCGGCAGCAAGCCCGCCGCGAAGAAGGCCAAGCGCCGTAAGTAA
- a CDS encoding winged helix-turn-helix domain-containing protein — MKTRLSLRQARRTALAAQGLARERPAGLVSARQVGRTFERLALLQIDSVNVLARSHYLPLFSRLGPYDQAILDRLGTRRPRRMVEYWAHEASFVRPELFADLRAVQRRTWMTAHSLPPAAAEDLRQRILGLLHAAGRPLTSRQVMDLLGHSAVRDTSHWGWNWNAAKRVLEDLFASGQIGSAGRTPQFERLYAPTALVHPAGAAALEQSDPEQAVLRLTEVAGRAHGVATVRGLADYFRLQQRETAIAAEVLAGKGILERVEVAGWRQPAYLHAEAVIPRSVSGQALLSPFDSLIFERRRLEELFAFHYRIEIYTPPQARRFGYYVLPFLLGEELVARVDLKADRGAGMLLVQAAFSEPGAPPQTARQLAAELRLMAQWLGLGQIMVKPVGDLAPALKLAVCRE, encoded by the coding sequence GGCAGGTGGGCCGTACCTTTGAGCGGCTTGCCTTGCTGCAGATCGACTCGGTGAATGTGCTTGCCCGCAGCCATTACCTCCCGTTGTTTTCCCGGCTCGGCCCCTACGACCAGGCAATCCTGGACCGCCTGGGGACCCGGCGGCCGCGGCGCATGGTCGAATACTGGGCCCACGAGGCAAGCTTCGTCCGGCCCGAGCTCTTTGCGGATCTCCGCGCCGTCCAACGGCGGACCTGGATGACCGCCCATTCCCTGCCTCCCGCAGCCGCCGAGGATCTTCGTCAACGTATTCTCGGACTTCTGCATGCCGCGGGCAGGCCTTTGACCTCCCGACAGGTAATGGACCTCCTCGGTCACAGCGCTGTGCGGGATACTTCCCACTGGGGATGGAACTGGAATGCCGCCAAGCGCGTGCTGGAGGATCTGTTCGCCTCCGGACAGATCGGATCCGCAGGGCGGACCCCGCAGTTCGAGCGGTTATATGCCCCGACTGCGCTGGTCCATCCCGCAGGCGCAGCGGCGCTGGAACAATCCGATCCCGAGCAGGCAGTGCTGCGCCTGACCGAGGTTGCAGGCCGGGCACACGGCGTCGCGACGGTCCGGGGGCTTGCCGATTATTTCCGTCTGCAGCAGCGCGAGACGGCTATTGCTGCGGAGGTCCTTGCCGGGAAAGGCATCCTCGAGCGCGTGGAAGTCGCGGGCTGGCGGCAGCCCGCCTACCTGCACGCGGAAGCGGTGATTCCGAGGTCCGTATCAGGCCAGGCGCTGCTGAGTCCGTTCGATTCGCTCATCTTCGAGCGGCGGCGGCTCGAGGAGCTGTTTGCTTTCCACTACCGGATAGAAATCTATACCCCGCCTCAGGCCCGCAGGTTCGGCTATTATGTGCTGCCGTTCCTGCTGGGAGAGGAACTGGTGGCCAGAGTGGACCTCAAAGCGGACCGCGGCGCGGGTATGCTGCTTGTTCAGGCAGCCTTTTCGGAACCGGGAGCACCGCCGCAGACGGCGCGTCAACTCGCTGCAGAGCTGCGGCTCATGGCACAGTGGCTGGGGCTCGGGCAGATAATGGTGAAACCCGTGGGAGACCTGGCTCCCGCCCTGAAGCTGGCAGTATGCAGGGAATAA